The following proteins are encoded in a genomic region of Pikeienuella piscinae:
- a CDS encoding alpha/beta fold hydrolase: protein MSRHIAAILSLDVVGYSARMAEDAEATLRDLQRILRTIVRPLIRESGGRVVKLMGDGALAEFGAAGDAIRATQSIQQAMRAEATQLRAGVHVGDVTVEGDDIFGDAVNIAARLQEAARPGGALVSRAAVEMAGGGIGVGLRPEGALRLKGLARPVEALALDLDAAERHETASALAASQQIRFATSRDGARLAWTAIGDGPALVKAPNWISHLECDWRTPFAGLLTTLTRGRRLIRFDQRGNGLSDRTVPELSVERFVDDLEAVFDAAGVERAPVFGLSQGAATAAAFAARHPERVSALICLGGFAQGGHVRSEPRHAEFVAALDAMARTGWDDSYPSIRDHFARIISPGASAEDHRVLAEAMREMITAESFGRFRDVIGHLDVTAILPAIRCPALLLHAGGDRMHPLEQGRRLAAGIPDSRFVVLDSVNHLMPADDQAWPHATREIEAFLAQIG, encoded by the coding sequence GCTCCGCGATCTCCAGCGCATCCTGCGGACCATCGTCCGCCCGCTGATCCGCGAATCCGGCGGGCGCGTCGTCAAGCTGATGGGCGACGGCGCGCTGGCGGAGTTCGGCGCCGCCGGCGACGCCATCCGCGCCACGCAGAGCATCCAGCAGGCGATGCGCGCCGAGGCGACGCAGCTCCGCGCCGGCGTCCATGTCGGCGACGTGACGGTGGAGGGCGATGACATCTTCGGCGACGCCGTCAACATCGCCGCGCGCCTGCAGGAGGCCGCCCGGCCCGGCGGCGCGCTGGTCAGCCGCGCGGCGGTCGAGATGGCCGGCGGCGGAATCGGTGTCGGGCTCCGCCCCGAGGGCGCGCTCCGCCTCAAGGGCCTCGCCCGGCCGGTGGAGGCGCTGGCGCTCGATCTCGACGCGGCGGAGCGCCACGAGACCGCCTCGGCGCTGGCGGCCAGCCAGCAGATCCGCTTCGCGACCTCGCGGGACGGCGCCAGACTGGCCTGGACCGCGATCGGCGACGGCCCGGCGCTGGTGAAGGCCCCGAACTGGATCTCACATCTGGAGTGCGACTGGCGAACGCCTTTCGCCGGCCTTCTCACGACGCTGACCCGCGGCCGCCGGCTGATCCGTTTCGATCAGCGCGGCAACGGCCTCTCCGACCGGACGGTTCCGGAGCTGAGCGTCGAGCGCTTCGTCGACGATCTCGAAGCGGTCTTCGACGCCGCCGGGGTCGAGCGCGCGCCGGTCTTCGGCCTCTCGCAGGGCGCGGCCACCGCCGCCGCATTCGCCGCGCGCCACCCCGAACGGGTCTCGGCGCTGATCTGCCTCGGCGGCTTCGCCCAGGGCGGCCATGTCCGGAGCGAGCCGCGGCACGCCGAATTCGTCGCCGCGCTGGACGCCATGGCCCGGACCGGCTGGGACGATTCCTACCCGTCGATCCGCGACCATTTCGCCCGCATCATCTCGCCCGGCGCCTCCGCCGAGGACCACCGCGTTCTGGCCGAAGCCATGCGCGAGATGATCACCGCCGAGTCGTTCGGGCGCTTTCGCGACGTGATCGGCCATCTGGACGTCACCGCCATCCTCCCCGCGATCCGCTGCCCCGCCCTCCTCCTGCACGCCGGCGGCGACCGCATGCATCCGCTCGAACAGGGCCGCCGGCTCGCCGCCGGCATTCCGGATTCGCGCTTCGTCGTGCTCGACTCGGTCAACCATCTGATGCCGGCGGACGATCAGGCCTGGCCGCACGCGACGCGGGAGATCGAGGCCTTTCTCGCGCAGATCGGCTGA